The stretch of DNA TTCTCGGTAATGTCCTGCATGCTTAGATGCCGGATGTAAAAATCTTCGAGCAGGGTTCGGCAAGGTTCGCCAAGCCGCTCGAGCGACTCGCCCATAAGGTCAAACTGCCGGTCACGTTCGTCGTGGTCGGTCAGGTCGTCGCTGATCTGGGCAACGGCGTCGGCATCGGTTGCGGGCGTATCCACGTCGCTAACCATATACCGGCTTTTATGGGCCAACTGCTTCAGCCACAAACGTCTACTCACCGAATAGATGTATGTTTTTAGCTGACAGTGCAGTTCGAGCGAACCTGACCGTACTTTCTCGTACAGCACCACCAACGCTTCCTGATAAATATCTTTGGCATCGTCTTCATTACCGCTATTAGTGGTAACAAGATGTAATATCATCGGGAAATACCGCCGGTACACCTGCGTCAGAGCTTCATCGGAGCCATTGGCCAAACCCGTCAGCAACGCATCGTCGGTCCATACGGGTCGCCTGCTATCGTTCATTACACTGGTTCATTTCTTAATACAAAAACCGCTGAAAACGTAACCCAAAAAAAAATTAAAAATTGTTGGGTTACCTTTTTCTCGATAGGGTATTAACGTTGACATTAATCATTTTTTCACCGCTAAACAAAAACATTCCAAAACTATGAAAGCAATCACGAAATCTGCCTTCTTTTTCATGGCTATGATCGCCCTGGCTACGTCTTGCAGCTCGAAGAAAACCGAAACCGAAACCACGACTACGACCGAATCGACCATGACGGCTGACTCGTCTTCGTCGATGGCTACCGATTCTACGATGGCTACGGATTCGGCTTCGACCATGTCGGCTGATAGCGCGAAGTAATTTTTGCTAAGGCACAACTGCCGGTAGTAATTACCGACAACGCTATAAACGTATTGAAGCCCCGCTAAGCAATTAGCAGGGCTTTTTTATGTAACAACCAAACCGTTCGCTACATTTCACCGCAAGCCGGCACTTAGTCGGTTCATGGCTCCTGACGGTGCAACACGCTCATAAAGAATACTGTACACAGCATTCGTAATTGGCATATCGACGTTGAACCGCTGGTTAATGGCATGAATGCTTTTTACAGCATAATATCCTTCGGCAATCATGTTCATCTCAGCCTGCGCCGACTGAATAGTATAGCCCCGCCCAATGAGCGTGCCAAAGGTGCGGTTGCGGCTAAAGGGCGAATAAGCCGTTACAAGCAAATCGCCGAGATAAGCTGAGCCGCTCAGGTCGCGGTGTTTAGGGTAAATAGCGTCCACAAATCGCCGAATTTCCTGCATAGCGTTCGATACCAGCACCGCCTGAAAATTATCGCCGTAGCCCAGCCCACGCGTAATACCCGACGCCAAAGCCACGATATTTTTCATTACGGCACAGTATTCAACGCCGTATATGTCGTCGCCGGGGGTAGTTTGCACAAACCGGCATCGAAGCAGGTCCGACACGGCCTCAGCGCAGGCGGCATCCTGCGAGGCAATGGTCAGGTACGATTGTTTCTCAAGAGCTACTTCTTCCGCATGGCATGGCCCGGCAATAACGGCTATCTGACTCGGCGATACGTTGTATTGCTCGCTCACCCAATCCGTAACTAATTGATTCGTAGCGGGAATCATACCCTTAATGGCCGATATGATTCGCTTCTCAGCGAAGTGTTCAGGTGTCAAACCCGTGAGGGCATCGGCCACAAAAGCAGCCGGAACAGCCAGCACAATGTAATCTGTATCTTTAACGGCATCGCGGATTTTGGTACAGACTTTTACCTTTTTGGGATTGATCTGTACGTCACTAAGGTAACTGGGATTGTGGTTGAACTGCTTGATATGGGCGGCATCTGTTTCTTTGCGGAGCCACCATTT from Spirosoma montaniterrae encodes:
- a CDS encoding RNA polymerase sigma factor gives rise to the protein MNDSRRPVWTDDALLTGLANGSDEALTQVYRRYFPMILHLVTTNSGNEDDAKDIYQEALVVLYEKVRSGSLELHCQLKTYIYSVSRRLWLKQLAHKSRYMVSDVDTPATDADAVAQISDDLTDHDERDRQFDLMGESLERLGEPCRTLLEDFYIRHLSMQDITEKFGYTNADNAKTQKYKCLMRLKKLFFSEYRM
- a CDS encoding NAD(P)H-dependent glycerol-3-phosphate dehydrogenase, producing MKLTQPTRITMVGGGSWATALIKILSENNVAIKWWLRKETDAAHIKQFNHNPSYLSDVQINPKKVKVCTKIRDAVKDTDYIVLAVPAAFVADALTGLTPEHFAEKRIISAIKGMIPATNQLVTDWVSEQYNVSPSQIAVIAGPCHAEEVALEKQSYLTIASQDAACAEAVSDLLRCRFVQTTPGDDIYGVEYCAVMKNIVALASGITRGLGYGDNFQAVLVSNAMQEIRRFVDAIYPKHRDLSGSAYLGDLLVTAYSPFSRNRTFGTLIGRGYTIQSAQAEMNMIAEGYYAVKSIHAINQRFNVDMPITNAVYSILYERVAPSGAMNRLSAGLR